One stretch of Bombus vancouverensis nearcticus chromosome 16, iyBomVanc1_principal, whole genome shotgun sequence DNA includes these proteins:
- the Drep2 gene encoding DNA fragmentation factor-related protein 2 isoform X1: protein MAREELRSKRPFKIWDSWRNVRKGLCVSNFEELIHQGKEKLGVPQNENVSVVLESDGTQVEDGEYFKTLANNTILLLLRHGERWCPTGVDIIRAAISAIPKIVCETIHALELHDETPSWKIMDNKGRVTVVLHWDQRSSTSSQAQQQQKGQDVQASKYSPTKKTDLSGSQRPPLVIQTSLDKLNYAGKLGHLTAEVGPSRYTSPHITVINHDDMQQQQQPQLQPQPQPQPHGIPGRLVKQGTNSFDSTTIHIHTPECSNHIHQPVARNGSPVNGADGGASGECDFHCCALHEEGRRIAVHKSVATSPIQDAQHQQYQQQHHHPHPQQQQQQTQTQTPSPQPPSSLSDGTRRAGLSKGHVRFCDTADEESSSRLAGNSAASFHLHHHHNHHQEHDSSESETENTIMEDEIVTSEKFLLLIDQLTVDQKHLSIKDIGIILERLSSKILDVERLDRESESEECYNWTIKAIIRGDVLRELGVIYNGNYYAISEHPGYKEESEENNEDNEEEEEDRL from the exons GAGTTACGGAGCAAGAGACCTTTTAAGATATGGGACAGCTGGCGTAACGTAAGAAAGGGACTGTGTGTTAGCAATTTCGAGGAACTGATACACCAGG GTAAGGAGAAATTGGGCGTGCCTCAGAACGAGAATGTCTCCGTAGTTCTGGAATCGGACGGAACGCAGGTCGAGGACGGCGAATATTTTAAAACCCTAGCGAATAATACGATCCTGTTGTTGTTACGGCATGGTGAACGCTGGTGTCCAACTGGGGTCGACATCATACGCGCCG CGATTTCGGCAATTCCGAAAATAGTCTGCGAAACGATCCACGCCCTGGAGCTACACGATGAGACGCCGTCGTGGAAGATCATGGACAATAAGGGACGAGTCACGGTGGTGCTGCACTGGGATCAGCGTTCATCGACGTCGTCGCAGGCGCAACAACAGCAGAAAGGTCAAGATGTGCAGGCCTCCAAGTATTCGCCGACTAAGAAAACCGACCTGAGCGGTAGTCAACGGCCGCCCTTGGTCATCCAGACCAGCCTGGACAAGCTCAACTATGCAGGGAAGCTGGGTCACCTGACGGCAGAAGTTGGTCCTAGCCGCTACACCAGCCCCCATATCACTGTGATAAATCATGACGACATG cagcagcagcagcagccgcagCTGCAGCCGCAGCCTCAGCCGCAGCCTCACGGGATCCCAGGCCGTCTGGTGAAGCAGGGTACCAACTCGTTCGACAGCACTACCATCCATATCCACACGCCGGAATGCTCGAACCATATTCATCAGCCGGTAGCGAGGAACGGGAGCCCTGTCAACGGAGCGGACGGCGGTGCCAGCGGAGAATGCGACTTCCATTGCTGTGCCCTGCACGAGGAGGGCCGTAGAATCGCGGTGCACAAGTCGGTGGCTACATCGCCGATTCAGGATGCCCAGCATCAGCAGTATCAGCAACAGCATCATCATCCGCAtccgcagcagcagcaacaacaaacGCAGACTCAAACGCCCTCGCCTCAGCCACCTTCTTCTCTGTCGGACGGGACAAGACGAGCGGGCCTGAGCAAAGGTCACGTGAGATTCTGCGACACCGCGGACGAGGAGTCGAGCTCCCGACTTGCCGGCAACTCGGCTGCCAGCTTTCATCTTCATCATCATCACAATCATCATCAGGAGCACGACAGCTCCGAATCCGAGACCGAGAACACGATCATGGAGGACGAGATCGTGACCTCGGAGAAATTTTTACTGCTCATCGATCAGCTCACCGTAGACCAGAAGCACTTAAGCATCAAGGACATCGGTATCATTCTCGAACGGCTCAGCTCGAAGATCCTCGATGTCGAGCGGCTCGACCGCGAGAGCGAGAGCGAGGAGTGTTACAACTGGACGATTAAGGCTATTATTAGGGGAGACGTGTTGCGGGAGCTCGGAGTTATTTACAATGGAAATTATTACGCGATCTCGGAGCATCCTGGATATAAGGAGGAATCCGAGGAGAATAACGAGGATaacgaggaggaggaagaggataGACTTTAA
- the Drep2 gene encoding DNA fragmentation factor-related protein 2 isoform X2, producing the protein MAREELRSKRPFKIWDSWRNVRKGLCVSNFEELIHQGKEKLGVPQNENVSVVLESDGTQVEDGEYFKTLANNTILLLLRHGERWCPTGVDIIRAAISAIPKIVCETIHALELHDETPSWKIMDNKGRVTVVLHWDQRSSTSSQAQQQQKGQDVQASKYSPTKKTDLSGSQRPPLVIQTSLDKLNYAGKLGHLTAEVGPSRYTSPHITVINHDDMQQQQPQLQPQPQPQPHGIPGRLVKQGTNSFDSTTIHIHTPECSNHIHQPVARNGSPVNGADGGASGECDFHCCALHEEGRRIAVHKSVATSPIQDAQHQQYQQQHHHPHPQQQQQQTQTQTPSPQPPSSLSDGTRRAGLSKGHVRFCDTADEESSSRLAGNSAASFHLHHHHNHHQEHDSSESETENTIMEDEIVTSEKFLLLIDQLTVDQKHLSIKDIGIILERLSSKILDVERLDRESESEECYNWTIKAIIRGDVLRELGVIYNGNYYAISEHPGYKEESEENNEDNEEEEEDRL; encoded by the exons GAGTTACGGAGCAAGAGACCTTTTAAGATATGGGACAGCTGGCGTAACGTAAGAAAGGGACTGTGTGTTAGCAATTTCGAGGAACTGATACACCAGG GTAAGGAGAAATTGGGCGTGCCTCAGAACGAGAATGTCTCCGTAGTTCTGGAATCGGACGGAACGCAGGTCGAGGACGGCGAATATTTTAAAACCCTAGCGAATAATACGATCCTGTTGTTGTTACGGCATGGTGAACGCTGGTGTCCAACTGGGGTCGACATCATACGCGCCG CGATTTCGGCAATTCCGAAAATAGTCTGCGAAACGATCCACGCCCTGGAGCTACACGATGAGACGCCGTCGTGGAAGATCATGGACAATAAGGGACGAGTCACGGTGGTGCTGCACTGGGATCAGCGTTCATCGACGTCGTCGCAGGCGCAACAACAGCAGAAAGGTCAAGATGTGCAGGCCTCCAAGTATTCGCCGACTAAGAAAACCGACCTGAGCGGTAGTCAACGGCCGCCCTTGGTCATCCAGACCAGCCTGGACAAGCTCAACTATGCAGGGAAGCTGGGTCACCTGACGGCAGAAGTTGGTCCTAGCCGCTACACCAGCCCCCATATCACTGTGATAAATCATGACGACATG cagcagcagcagccgcagCTGCAGCCGCAGCCTCAGCCGCAGCCTCACGGGATCCCAGGCCGTCTGGTGAAGCAGGGTACCAACTCGTTCGACAGCACTACCATCCATATCCACACGCCGGAATGCTCGAACCATATTCATCAGCCGGTAGCGAGGAACGGGAGCCCTGTCAACGGAGCGGACGGCGGTGCCAGCGGAGAATGCGACTTCCATTGCTGTGCCCTGCACGAGGAGGGCCGTAGAATCGCGGTGCACAAGTCGGTGGCTACATCGCCGATTCAGGATGCCCAGCATCAGCAGTATCAGCAACAGCATCATCATCCGCAtccgcagcagcagcaacaacaaacGCAGACTCAAACGCCCTCGCCTCAGCCACCTTCTTCTCTGTCGGACGGGACAAGACGAGCGGGCCTGAGCAAAGGTCACGTGAGATTCTGCGACACCGCGGACGAGGAGTCGAGCTCCCGACTTGCCGGCAACTCGGCTGCCAGCTTTCATCTTCATCATCATCACAATCATCATCAGGAGCACGACAGCTCCGAATCCGAGACCGAGAACACGATCATGGAGGACGAGATCGTGACCTCGGAGAAATTTTTACTGCTCATCGATCAGCTCACCGTAGACCAGAAGCACTTAAGCATCAAGGACATCGGTATCATTCTCGAACGGCTCAGCTCGAAGATCCTCGATGTCGAGCGGCTCGACCGCGAGAGCGAGAGCGAGGAGTGTTACAACTGGACGATTAAGGCTATTATTAGGGGAGACGTGTTGCGGGAGCTCGGAGTTATTTACAATGGAAATTATTACGCGATCTCGGAGCATCCTGGATATAAGGAGGAATCCGAGGAGAATAACGAGGATaacgaggaggaggaagaggataGACTTTAA